Proteins from a single region of Amorphus orientalis:
- the paaN gene encoding phenylacetic acid degradation protein PaaN codes for MSELFDRHRETLKQAVEAAHTRGYWSPYPEMPSGKIYGETAKADGEAAFKAMLDAPFDLDQPTTGKRVGKEESPYGFKLGTTYPAVDVDQLVSAAKTAGKAWAQASVETRVGVCLEVLARINRQSFAMASAVMHTSGQAWMMAFQAGGPHAQDRGLEAVAYAYEEMSKIPGAVRWEKPQGKNPPAVLDKTFKVIPRGIGLVIGCATFPNWNSYSAYFADLATGNAVIVKPHPMAILPLALTVKITREVLAEQGFDPNVALLAPDEPDAPITKELVAHPEIGIIDFTGSRTFGDWIRQNAAGKLVYTEETGVNSVVALSTDSFKGMCGNIAFSLSLYSGQMCTAPQNVFVPRDGIETDEGHKSVDEVAEGIGKSLAKLLGDPDRAMGILGAVQNPDTLKRIEAARGFGRVVHESAPVTGDSVPEGARTATPLLVQLDAGDEAAYLEERFGPIAFVIAATDGPDAIRRAAGAAKTKGAITASIYSTDDGQLAAAEEAFAEAGAPLSENLTGQILVNQSAAFSDFHVSGANPAGTASLTDAAFVANRFRVATVRRQAA; via the coding sequence CTGGTCGCCCTATCCGGAGATGCCGTCCGGCAAGATCTACGGCGAGACGGCGAAGGCCGACGGCGAGGCCGCCTTCAAGGCGATGCTGGACGCCCCGTTCGACCTGGACCAGCCGACCACGGGCAAGCGCGTCGGCAAGGAAGAGAGCCCGTACGGCTTCAAGCTCGGCACGACCTATCCGGCGGTCGACGTCGATCAGCTGGTGAGTGCAGCCAAGACGGCCGGCAAGGCCTGGGCGCAGGCGTCCGTCGAGACCCGTGTCGGCGTCTGCCTCGAGGTGCTCGCCCGTATCAACCGGCAGTCGTTCGCGATGGCGAGCGCGGTCATGCACACGTCCGGGCAGGCGTGGATGATGGCGTTCCAGGCCGGCGGCCCGCACGCCCAGGACCGCGGCCTCGAAGCGGTGGCCTATGCCTACGAGGAGATGTCGAAGATCCCCGGGGCCGTTCGCTGGGAGAAGCCCCAGGGCAAAAATCCGCCGGCGGTGCTGGACAAGACCTTCAAGGTGATCCCGCGCGGGATCGGTCTGGTGATCGGCTGCGCGACCTTCCCGAACTGGAACTCCTATTCGGCCTATTTTGCGGATCTGGCGACCGGCAACGCCGTCATCGTCAAGCCGCACCCGATGGCGATCCTGCCGCTCGCGCTGACCGTGAAGATCACCCGCGAAGTCCTTGCCGAACAAGGCTTTGATCCGAACGTGGCGCTGCTGGCGCCGGACGAGCCCGACGCCCCGATCACCAAGGAGCTGGTGGCGCATCCGGAGATCGGGATCATCGATTTCACCGGCTCGCGGACGTTCGGCGACTGGATCCGCCAGAACGCGGCTGGCAAGCTGGTCTACACCGAGGAGACCGGCGTCAATTCGGTGGTCGCGCTGTCGACGGATTCCTTCAAGGGCATGTGCGGCAACATCGCCTTCTCGCTCTCGCTCTATTCGGGCCAGATGTGCACGGCGCCGCAGAACGTGTTCGTGCCCAGGGACGGGATCGAGACCGACGAGGGTCACAAGAGCGTGGACGAGGTGGCCGAGGGGATCGGCAAGTCGCTTGCGAAGCTGCTCGGGGATCCGGACCGCGCCATGGGGATCCTGGGCGCCGTCCAGAACCCGGACACGCTGAAGCGCATTGAGGCGGCCCGCGGGTTCGGCCGGGTGGTGCACGAGTCGGCGCCGGTGACGGGCGACTCCGTTCCGGAAGGCGCGCGCACGGCGACACCGCTTCTGGTGCAGCTCGATGCGGGCGACGAGGCGGCCTATCTGGAAGAGCGCTTCGGGCCGATCGCCTTTGTGATTGCCGCCACGGACGGGCCGGACGCGATCAGGCGTGCGGCTGGAGCCGCGAAGACCAAGGGTGCCATCACGGCGTCGATCTATTCGACCGACGATGGCCAGCTTGCCGCGGCGGAGGAGGCCTTCGCGGAGGCCGGCGCGCCGCTCTCGGAGAATTTGACCGGCCAGATCCTGGTGAACCAGTCGGCCGCGTTTTCCGATTTTCATGTGTCGGGGGCGAACCCGGCAGGCACTGCCAGCCTGACCGACGCCGCCTTCGTCGCCAACAGGTTCCGCGTTGCCACGGTGCGCCGACAG